In a single window of the Papaver somniferum cultivar HN1 chromosome 8, ASM357369v1, whole genome shotgun sequence genome:
- the LOC113306983 gene encoding sugar transporter ERD6-like 5 isoform X2 encodes MHWRISTFLFGTMVKWRTIALIGLIFIPESPRWLEKVGKLEAFEYSLRRLRGNNANISEEAEEIRGYTETIQRLPKAKTLDLFQRKYAHSLIVGVGLMVLKQFGGVNGIAFYASSIFVSAGFSSGNVGTIAMVAVQISMQTLGVLLMDKSGRRPLLTISVAGTCLGCFLAGLSFPIQ; translated from the exons ATGCATTGGCGCATCTCTACCTTCCTATTTGGAACAATGGTCAAATGGCGCACTATAGCACTAATCG GGCTCATCTTCATTCCTGAATCTCCTAGATGGCTG GAAAAAGTTGGTAAACTGGAAGCCTTTGAATACTCTCTTCGACGTCTTCGGGGCAACAACGCCAATATatctgaagaagctgaagaaatcAGA GGTTATACCGAGACCATCCAGCGACTACCAAAAGCCAAAACCTTGGACTTATTTCAGAGAAAATATGCGCATTCGCTCATT GTTGGAGTTGGATTAATGGTCCTAAAACAATTTGGAGGTGTTAATGGAATTGCATTTTACGCGAGTTCAATTTTCGTTTCGGCAG GATTTTCTTCGGGTAATGTTGGAACTATAGCAATGGTTGCAGTTCAG ATATCCATGCAAACATTAGGTGTACTTTTAATGGATAAATCCGGGAGAAGGCCACTCCTTACG ATTTCTGTAGCTGGAACTTGCTTGGGTTGTTTCCTAGCAGGATTGTCGTTTCCCATCCAATAG
- the LOC113306983 gene encoding sugar transporter ERD6-like 5 isoform X1, producing MHWRISTFLFGTMVKWRTIALIGLIFIPESPRWLEKVGKLEAFEYSLRRLRGNNANISEEAEEIRGYTETIQRLPKAKTLDLFQRKYAHSLIVGVGLMVLKQFGGVNGIAFYASSIFVSAGFSSGNVGTIAMVAVQISMQTLGVLLMDKSGRRPLLTDCRFPSNRVVDRWEQSVKNVLT from the exons ATGCATTGGCGCATCTCTACCTTCCTATTTGGAACAATGGTCAAATGGCGCACTATAGCACTAATCG GGCTCATCTTCATTCCTGAATCTCCTAGATGGCTG GAAAAAGTTGGTAAACTGGAAGCCTTTGAATACTCTCTTCGACGTCTTCGGGGCAACAACGCCAATATatctgaagaagctgaagaaatcAGA GGTTATACCGAGACCATCCAGCGACTACCAAAAGCCAAAACCTTGGACTTATTTCAGAGAAAATATGCGCATTCGCTCATT GTTGGAGTTGGATTAATGGTCCTAAAACAATTTGGAGGTGTTAATGGAATTGCATTTTACGCGAGTTCAATTTTCGTTTCGGCAG GATTTTCTTCGGGTAATGTTGGAACTATAGCAATGGTTGCAGTTCAG ATATCCATGCAAACATTAGGTGTACTTTTAATGGATAAATCCGGGAGAAGGCCACTCCTTACG GATTGTCGTTTCCCATCCAATAGAGTTGTTGACCGCTGGGAGCAATCAGTCAAAAATGTTCTTACATGA